In Neoarius graeffei isolate fNeoGra1 chromosome 15, fNeoGra1.pri, whole genome shotgun sequence, a single genomic region encodes these proteins:
- the ect2 gene encoding protein ECT2 isoform X2 has product MADSTLGMGRSLLVDSSVFDSRMAETSKEHTFLGLTSDDAEEMLQRVETRVVLVGEAGCDTALIKALEDINVPCIKTDNVREFGDGENAEYETVFVLKDFQSPDYSYLYKNDNRILGPPVVLHCARKREPLPFSSRPLYSTTMLNLSLCFTGFRKKEEVVNLVNLVHHMGGIIRKDFSAKVTHLIAHSTHGEKYRLAVCMGTPILTPDWIHKAWEHKDNVNFHAGEEEFRMAFKVPPFQDCVLSFLGFSEEEKSNMEERTLKHGGHFLEVGDEKCTHLVVEENSIKELPFVPSKRLYVVKQEWFWGSIQMDARAGESMYSYEKSESPAMKKAVSLLSLTTPTSNRKRRRLRDTLAQLAKETEISPFPPRKRPSAEHSLSMGSLLDISNTPDTCKSLAERSVEDRHRHKKPVKRRREREKQRRSRTGREWPFHCTSTPQQVPEQGTHPEHLELSCNSSPESRENSKPSKSSTPVLPKQSARWQVSKELYQTESNYVDILATVLQLFKYPLEKEGQVGGPILAQEEIKTIFGSIPDIYEVHTRIKADLEELVMNWSEDKSVGDIILKYSGELVKAYPPFVNFFEMSKETIVRCEKQKPRFHAFLKINQAKPECGRQTLVELMIRPVQRLPSVALLLNDIKKHTSDDNPDKVTLEKAIESLKEVMTHINEDKRKTEGQKQIFDVVYEVDGCPANLLSSHRSLVHRVETIALGDKPCDRGENVTLFLFNDCLEIARKRHKVISTFKSPLGQTRPPAQLKHITLMPLSQIRRVLDLRDTEDCQNAFALVVRPPTEQENLLFSFQLAAEDTLKSTWLKTLCRQVANTICRADAEDLIQCTDPDTLQVSTKDMDSTLSRASRAIKKTSKKVTRAFSFTKTPKRVIQRAFMASSTPDDKSPGTGLDHMTRMSSSSTLAAMHSPSMVNLSSVFERKYHTFTRSTTHLI; this is encoded by the exons ATGGCCGACAGCACTTTGGGGATGGGCCGTAGCTTGCTGGTGGACTCGTCTGTCTTTGATTCAAGAATGGCCGAGACCTCCAAGGAGCACACTTTCCTCGGCCTGACCTCAGACGATGCAGAGG AAATGCTGCAGCGAGTGGAGACCAGGGTTGTACTGGTGGGGGAAGCGGGCTGCGACACTGCACTCATAAAGGCGCTTGAG GATATAAACGTCCCCTGTATAAAGACAGACAATGTCAGAGAGTTTGGGGATGGAGAAAACGCTGAGTACGAGACAGTCTTTGTACTGAAGGACTTCCAGTCTCCTGACTACAGCTATTTATACAAAAATGACAACCGCATTTTGGGCCCCCCTGTGGTACTGCATTGTGCCAGGAAGCGAGAG CCGCTGCCATTCTCATCCCGTCCTCTCTACTCCACCACCATGCTCAACTTGTCGCTCTGTTTCACTGGCTTCCGCAAAAAAGAGGAAGTG GTAAACCTAGTTAACTTGGTGCATCATATGGGCGGGATCATCCGTAAGGACTTCAGCGCTAAAGTCACCCACCTCATTGCCCATTCCACTCACGGGGAGAAATATAGG TTGGCTGTGTGCATGGGTACACCCATTCTCACTCCAGACTGGATCCATAAGGCCTGGGAGCACAAGGATAACGT CAATTTCCACGCAGGCGAAGAGGAGTTCCGTATGGCCTTCAAAGTGCCACCGTTTCAGGACTGCGTTCTGAGCTTTTTGGGATTCTCTGAGGAGGAAAAAAGCAATATGGAGGAAAGGACGCTGAAGCACG GTGGCCACTTTCTGGAGGTCGGAGATGAGAAGTGCACTCACCTGGTGGTGGAGGAGAACTCCATTAAAGAGCTGCCCTTTGTGCCATCGAAGAGACTGTATGTTGTTAAACAGGAG TGGTTCTGGGGCAGTATCCAGATGGATGCTCGAGCTGGGGAATCGATGTATTCATATGAGAAG TCGGAGAGCCCGGCGATGAAGAAGGCCGTGTCCCTTCTTTCTCTCACGACGCCCACGAGTAATCGGAAGCGGCGGCGTCTGCGTGACACTCTGGCCCAACTCGCTAAAGAGACTGAGATCTCGCCCTTCCCCCCTCGCAAGAGGCCCTCAGCAGAGCACTCGCTCTCCATGGGCTCACTGCTGGACATCTCCAACACTCCAGACACATGCAAGTCCTTGGCAG AGCGTAGCGTGGAAGACAGGCATAGACATAAGAAGCCTGTGAAGAGAAGGCGAGAGAGGGAGAAGCAGAGGAGGAGTAGGACAGGCAGAGAATGGCCCTTTCACTGTACCAGCACCCCACAGCAAGTCCCAGAGCAGGGCACACACCCTGAGCACTTGGAGCTTTCATGCAACTCCTCTCCAGAGTCCAGAG AGAACTCCAAACCCTCCAAAAGCTCCACACCTGTTTTGCCCAAGCAGTCGGCAAGATGGCAGGTGTCCAAGGAACTCTACCAGACTGAGAGCAACTATGTGGATATCCTGGCTACAGTCctgcag CTTTTCAAGTATCCACTGGAGAAAGAAGGGCAGGTCGGAGGCCCCATCCTGGCTCAAGAAGAGATTAAGACCATCTTTGGCAGCATCCCAGACATTTATGAAGTGCACACCAGGATAAAG GCGGACCTGGAAGAGCTGGTGATGAACTGGTCAGAAGACAAGAGTGTTGGTGACATCATTCTGAAATAT TCCGGAGAGCTGGTGAAAGCTTACCCGCCTTTCGTCAACTTCTTTGAGATGAGCAAGGAGACGATTGTGAGGTGTGAGAAGCAGAAGCCCAGGTTTCACGCATTCCTAAAG ATCAATCAGGCTAAACCTGAGTGTGGGCGGCAGACGCTGGTGGAACTGATGATACGTCCTGTTCAGAGACTGCCTAGCGTGGCTCTCTTACTCAATG ATATTAAAAAGCATACCTCTGATGATAATCCTGATAAAGTCACCCTGGAAAAGGCCATAGAATCCCTCAAAGAAGTTATGAC CCATATAAATGAAGATAAGAGAAAGACCGAAGGCCAGAAGCAAATCTTTGACGTGGTTTACGAAGTGGATGGCTGCCCT gccAATCTTTTGTCTTCTCATCGGAGTCTGGTGCACAGAGTGGAGACCATTGCTTTAGGAGACAAGCCGTGTGACCGAGGCGAAAACGTCACTCTGTTTCTCTTCAACGACTGCCTGGAG ATTGCCAGGAAGAGGCATAAGGTGATCAGCACCTTTAAGAGTCCTCTGGGGCAAACACGGCCACCTGCTCAACTCAAGCACATCACCCTCATGCCCCTGTCTCAGATCCGCAGGGTGCTGGACCTACGCGACACAGAAG ACTGTCAGAACGCCTTTGCCCTGGTTGTGCGGCCTCCTACCGAGCAGGAGAACCTCCTGTTTAGTTTCCAGCTTGCTGCTGAGGACACACTCAAGTCGACCTGGCTCAAGACTCTCTGCCGTCAAGTGGCAAACACCATCTGCAGAGCCGACGCG GAAGACCTAATTCAGTGTACAGATCCTGACACCCTTCAAGTGAGCACGAAGGACATGGACAGCACGCTGAGTCGAGCCTCCAGGGCAATCAAAAAGACATCAAAGAAG
- the ect2 gene encoding protein ECT2 isoform X1, whose protein sequence is MADSTLGMGRSLLVDSSVFDSRMAETSKEHTFLGLTSDDAEEMLQRVETRVVLVGEAGCDTALIKALEAIRIMEVPVVKIKEGHPGSESGEKLIKSIVNMDINVPCIKTDNVREFGDGENAEYETVFVLKDFQSPDYSYLYKNDNRILGPPVVLHCARKREPLPFSSRPLYSTTMLNLSLCFTGFRKKEEVVNLVNLVHHMGGIIRKDFSAKVTHLIAHSTHGEKYRLAVCMGTPILTPDWIHKAWEHKDNVNFHAGEEEFRMAFKVPPFQDCVLSFLGFSEEEKSNMEERTLKHGGHFLEVGDEKCTHLVVEENSIKELPFVPSKRLYVVKQEWFWGSIQMDARAGESMYSYEKSESPAMKKAVSLLSLTTPTSNRKRRRLRDTLAQLAKETEISPFPPRKRPSAEHSLSMGSLLDISNTPDTCKSLAERSVEDRHRHKKPVKRRREREKQRRSRTGREWPFHCTSTPQQVPEQGTHPEHLELSCNSSPESRENSKPSKSSTPVLPKQSARWQVSKELYQTESNYVDILATVLQLFKYPLEKEGQVGGPILAQEEIKTIFGSIPDIYEVHTRIKADLEELVMNWSEDKSVGDIILKYSGELVKAYPPFVNFFEMSKETIVRCEKQKPRFHAFLKINQAKPECGRQTLVELMIRPVQRLPSVALLLNDIKKHTSDDNPDKVTLEKAIESLKEVMTHINEDKRKTEGQKQIFDVVYEVDGCPANLLSSHRSLVHRVETIALGDKPCDRGENVTLFLFNDCLEIARKRHKVISTFKSPLGQTRPPAQLKHITLMPLSQIRRVLDLRDTEDCQNAFALVVRPPTEQENLLFSFQLAAEDTLKSTWLKTLCRQVANTICRADAEDLIQCTDPDTLQVSTKDMDSTLSRASRAIKKTSKKVTRAFSFTKTPKRVIQRAFMASSTPDDKSPGTGLDHMTRMSSSSTLAAMHSPSMVNLSSVFERKYHTFTRSTTHLI, encoded by the exons ATGGCCGACAGCACTTTGGGGATGGGCCGTAGCTTGCTGGTGGACTCGTCTGTCTTTGATTCAAGAATGGCCGAGACCTCCAAGGAGCACACTTTCCTCGGCCTGACCTCAGACGATGCAGAGG AAATGCTGCAGCGAGTGGAGACCAGGGTTGTACTGGTGGGGGAAGCGGGCTGCGACACTGCACTCATAAAGGCGCTTGAG gccatCCGAATAATGGAAGTCCCGGTGGTCAAGATTAAAGAAGGTCACCCGGGGTCAGAGTCGGGCGAGAAATTAATAAAATCTATAGTCAACATG GATATAAACGTCCCCTGTATAAAGACAGACAATGTCAGAGAGTTTGGGGATGGAGAAAACGCTGAGTACGAGACAGTCTTTGTACTGAAGGACTTCCAGTCTCCTGACTACAGCTATTTATACAAAAATGACAACCGCATTTTGGGCCCCCCTGTGGTACTGCATTGTGCCAGGAAGCGAGAG CCGCTGCCATTCTCATCCCGTCCTCTCTACTCCACCACCATGCTCAACTTGTCGCTCTGTTTCACTGGCTTCCGCAAAAAAGAGGAAGTG GTAAACCTAGTTAACTTGGTGCATCATATGGGCGGGATCATCCGTAAGGACTTCAGCGCTAAAGTCACCCACCTCATTGCCCATTCCACTCACGGGGAGAAATATAGG TTGGCTGTGTGCATGGGTACACCCATTCTCACTCCAGACTGGATCCATAAGGCCTGGGAGCACAAGGATAACGT CAATTTCCACGCAGGCGAAGAGGAGTTCCGTATGGCCTTCAAAGTGCCACCGTTTCAGGACTGCGTTCTGAGCTTTTTGGGATTCTCTGAGGAGGAAAAAAGCAATATGGAGGAAAGGACGCTGAAGCACG GTGGCCACTTTCTGGAGGTCGGAGATGAGAAGTGCACTCACCTGGTGGTGGAGGAGAACTCCATTAAAGAGCTGCCCTTTGTGCCATCGAAGAGACTGTATGTTGTTAAACAGGAG TGGTTCTGGGGCAGTATCCAGATGGATGCTCGAGCTGGGGAATCGATGTATTCATATGAGAAG TCGGAGAGCCCGGCGATGAAGAAGGCCGTGTCCCTTCTTTCTCTCACGACGCCCACGAGTAATCGGAAGCGGCGGCGTCTGCGTGACACTCTGGCCCAACTCGCTAAAGAGACTGAGATCTCGCCCTTCCCCCCTCGCAAGAGGCCCTCAGCAGAGCACTCGCTCTCCATGGGCTCACTGCTGGACATCTCCAACACTCCAGACACATGCAAGTCCTTGGCAG AGCGTAGCGTGGAAGACAGGCATAGACATAAGAAGCCTGTGAAGAGAAGGCGAGAGAGGGAGAAGCAGAGGAGGAGTAGGACAGGCAGAGAATGGCCCTTTCACTGTACCAGCACCCCACAGCAAGTCCCAGAGCAGGGCACACACCCTGAGCACTTGGAGCTTTCATGCAACTCCTCTCCAGAGTCCAGAG AGAACTCCAAACCCTCCAAAAGCTCCACACCTGTTTTGCCCAAGCAGTCGGCAAGATGGCAGGTGTCCAAGGAACTCTACCAGACTGAGAGCAACTATGTGGATATCCTGGCTACAGTCctgcag CTTTTCAAGTATCCACTGGAGAAAGAAGGGCAGGTCGGAGGCCCCATCCTGGCTCAAGAAGAGATTAAGACCATCTTTGGCAGCATCCCAGACATTTATGAAGTGCACACCAGGATAAAG GCGGACCTGGAAGAGCTGGTGATGAACTGGTCAGAAGACAAGAGTGTTGGTGACATCATTCTGAAATAT TCCGGAGAGCTGGTGAAAGCTTACCCGCCTTTCGTCAACTTCTTTGAGATGAGCAAGGAGACGATTGTGAGGTGTGAGAAGCAGAAGCCCAGGTTTCACGCATTCCTAAAG ATCAATCAGGCTAAACCTGAGTGTGGGCGGCAGACGCTGGTGGAACTGATGATACGTCCTGTTCAGAGACTGCCTAGCGTGGCTCTCTTACTCAATG ATATTAAAAAGCATACCTCTGATGATAATCCTGATAAAGTCACCCTGGAAAAGGCCATAGAATCCCTCAAAGAAGTTATGAC CCATATAAATGAAGATAAGAGAAAGACCGAAGGCCAGAAGCAAATCTTTGACGTGGTTTACGAAGTGGATGGCTGCCCT gccAATCTTTTGTCTTCTCATCGGAGTCTGGTGCACAGAGTGGAGACCATTGCTTTAGGAGACAAGCCGTGTGACCGAGGCGAAAACGTCACTCTGTTTCTCTTCAACGACTGCCTGGAG ATTGCCAGGAAGAGGCATAAGGTGATCAGCACCTTTAAGAGTCCTCTGGGGCAAACACGGCCACCTGCTCAACTCAAGCACATCACCCTCATGCCCCTGTCTCAGATCCGCAGGGTGCTGGACCTACGCGACACAGAAG ACTGTCAGAACGCCTTTGCCCTGGTTGTGCGGCCTCCTACCGAGCAGGAGAACCTCCTGTTTAGTTTCCAGCTTGCTGCTGAGGACACACTCAAGTCGACCTGGCTCAAGACTCTCTGCCGTCAAGTGGCAAACACCATCTGCAGAGCCGACGCG GAAGACCTAATTCAGTGTACAGATCCTGACACCCTTCAAGTGAGCACGAAGGACATGGACAGCACGCTGAGTCGAGCCTCCAGGGCAATCAAAAAGACATCAAAGAAG
- the ect2 gene encoding protein ECT2 isoform X5, translating to MADSTLGMGRSLLVDSSVFDSRMAETSKEHTFLGLTSDDAEEMLQRVETRVVLVGEAGCDTALIKALEDINVPCIKTDNVREFGDGENAEYETVFVLKDFQSPDYSYLYKNDNRILGPPVVLHCARKREPLPFSSRPLYSTTMLNLSLCFTGFRKKEEVVNLVNLVHHMGGIIRKDFSAKVTHLIAHSTHGEKYRLAVCMGTPILTPDWIHKAWEHKDNVNFHAGEEEFRMAFKVPPFQDCVLSFLGFSEEEKSNMEERTLKHGGHFLEVGDEKCTHLVVEENSIKELPFVPSKRLYVVKQEWFWGSIQMDARAGESMYSYEKSESPAMKKAVSLLSLTTPTSNRKRRRLRDTLAQLAKETEISPFPPRKRPSAEHSLSMGSLLDISNTPDTCKSLAENSKPSKSSTPVLPKQSARWQVSKELYQTESNYVDILATVLQLFKYPLEKEGQVGGPILAQEEIKTIFGSIPDIYEVHTRIKADLEELVMNWSEDKSVGDIILKYSGELVKAYPPFVNFFEMSKETIVRCEKQKPRFHAFLKINQAKPECGRQTLVELMIRPVQRLPSVALLLNDIKKHTSDDNPDKVTLEKAIESLKEVMTHINEDKRKTEGQKQIFDVVYEVDGCPANLLSSHRSLVHRVETIALGDKPCDRGENVTLFLFNDCLEIARKRHKVISTFKSPLGQTRPPAQLKHITLMPLSQIRRVLDLRDTEDCQNAFALVVRPPTEQENLLFSFQLAAEDTLKSTWLKTLCRQVANTICRADAEDLIQCTDPDTLQVSTKDMDSTLSRASRAIKKTSKKVTRAFSFTKTPKRVIQRAFMASSTPDDKSPGTGLDHMTRMSSSSTLAAMHSPSMVNLSSVFERKYHTFTRSTTHLI from the exons ATGGCCGACAGCACTTTGGGGATGGGCCGTAGCTTGCTGGTGGACTCGTCTGTCTTTGATTCAAGAATGGCCGAGACCTCCAAGGAGCACACTTTCCTCGGCCTGACCTCAGACGATGCAGAGG AAATGCTGCAGCGAGTGGAGACCAGGGTTGTACTGGTGGGGGAAGCGGGCTGCGACACTGCACTCATAAAGGCGCTTGAG GATATAAACGTCCCCTGTATAAAGACAGACAATGTCAGAGAGTTTGGGGATGGAGAAAACGCTGAGTACGAGACAGTCTTTGTACTGAAGGACTTCCAGTCTCCTGACTACAGCTATTTATACAAAAATGACAACCGCATTTTGGGCCCCCCTGTGGTACTGCATTGTGCCAGGAAGCGAGAG CCGCTGCCATTCTCATCCCGTCCTCTCTACTCCACCACCATGCTCAACTTGTCGCTCTGTTTCACTGGCTTCCGCAAAAAAGAGGAAGTG GTAAACCTAGTTAACTTGGTGCATCATATGGGCGGGATCATCCGTAAGGACTTCAGCGCTAAAGTCACCCACCTCATTGCCCATTCCACTCACGGGGAGAAATATAGG TTGGCTGTGTGCATGGGTACACCCATTCTCACTCCAGACTGGATCCATAAGGCCTGGGAGCACAAGGATAACGT CAATTTCCACGCAGGCGAAGAGGAGTTCCGTATGGCCTTCAAAGTGCCACCGTTTCAGGACTGCGTTCTGAGCTTTTTGGGATTCTCTGAGGAGGAAAAAAGCAATATGGAGGAAAGGACGCTGAAGCACG GTGGCCACTTTCTGGAGGTCGGAGATGAGAAGTGCACTCACCTGGTGGTGGAGGAGAACTCCATTAAAGAGCTGCCCTTTGTGCCATCGAAGAGACTGTATGTTGTTAAACAGGAG TGGTTCTGGGGCAGTATCCAGATGGATGCTCGAGCTGGGGAATCGATGTATTCATATGAGAAG TCGGAGAGCCCGGCGATGAAGAAGGCCGTGTCCCTTCTTTCTCTCACGACGCCCACGAGTAATCGGAAGCGGCGGCGTCTGCGTGACACTCTGGCCCAACTCGCTAAAGAGACTGAGATCTCGCCCTTCCCCCCTCGCAAGAGGCCCTCAGCAGAGCACTCGCTCTCCATGGGCTCACTGCTGGACATCTCCAACACTCCAGACACATGCAAGTCCTTGGCAG AGAACTCCAAACCCTCCAAAAGCTCCACACCTGTTTTGCCCAAGCAGTCGGCAAGATGGCAGGTGTCCAAGGAACTCTACCAGACTGAGAGCAACTATGTGGATATCCTGGCTACAGTCctgcag CTTTTCAAGTATCCACTGGAGAAAGAAGGGCAGGTCGGAGGCCCCATCCTGGCTCAAGAAGAGATTAAGACCATCTTTGGCAGCATCCCAGACATTTATGAAGTGCACACCAGGATAAAG GCGGACCTGGAAGAGCTGGTGATGAACTGGTCAGAAGACAAGAGTGTTGGTGACATCATTCTGAAATAT TCCGGAGAGCTGGTGAAAGCTTACCCGCCTTTCGTCAACTTCTTTGAGATGAGCAAGGAGACGATTGTGAGGTGTGAGAAGCAGAAGCCCAGGTTTCACGCATTCCTAAAG ATCAATCAGGCTAAACCTGAGTGTGGGCGGCAGACGCTGGTGGAACTGATGATACGTCCTGTTCAGAGACTGCCTAGCGTGGCTCTCTTACTCAATG ATATTAAAAAGCATACCTCTGATGATAATCCTGATAAAGTCACCCTGGAAAAGGCCATAGAATCCCTCAAAGAAGTTATGAC CCATATAAATGAAGATAAGAGAAAGACCGAAGGCCAGAAGCAAATCTTTGACGTGGTTTACGAAGTGGATGGCTGCCCT gccAATCTTTTGTCTTCTCATCGGAGTCTGGTGCACAGAGTGGAGACCATTGCTTTAGGAGACAAGCCGTGTGACCGAGGCGAAAACGTCACTCTGTTTCTCTTCAACGACTGCCTGGAG ATTGCCAGGAAGAGGCATAAGGTGATCAGCACCTTTAAGAGTCCTCTGGGGCAAACACGGCCACCTGCTCAACTCAAGCACATCACCCTCATGCCCCTGTCTCAGATCCGCAGGGTGCTGGACCTACGCGACACAGAAG ACTGTCAGAACGCCTTTGCCCTGGTTGTGCGGCCTCCTACCGAGCAGGAGAACCTCCTGTTTAGTTTCCAGCTTGCTGCTGAGGACACACTCAAGTCGACCTGGCTCAAGACTCTCTGCCGTCAAGTGGCAAACACCATCTGCAGAGCCGACGCG GAAGACCTAATTCAGTGTACAGATCCTGACACCCTTCAAGTGAGCACGAAGGACATGGACAGCACGCTGAGTCGAGCCTCCAGGGCAATCAAAAAGACATCAAAGAAG
- the ect2 gene encoding protein ECT2 isoform X3, with product MADSTLGMGRSLLVDSSVFDSRMAETSKEHTFLGLTSDDAEEMLQRVETRVVLVGEAGCDTALIKALEAIRIMEVPVVKIKEGHPGSESGEKLIKSIVNMDINVPCIKTDNVREFGDGENAEYETVFVLKDFQSPDYSYLYKNDNRILGPPVVLHCARKREPLPFSSRPLYSTTMLNLSLCFTGFRKKEEVVNLVNLVHHMGGIIRKDFSAKVTHLIAHSTHGEKYRLAVCMGTPILTPDWIHKAWEHKDNVNFHAGEEEFRMAFKVPPFQDCVLSFLGFSEEEKSNMEERTLKHGGHFLEVGDEKCTHLVVEENSIKELPFVPSKRLYVVKQEWFWGSIQMDARAGESMYSYEKSESPAMKKAVSLLSLTTPTSNRKRRRLRDTLAQLAKETEISPFPPRKRPSAEHSLSMGSLLDISNTPDTCKSLAENSKPSKSSTPVLPKQSARWQVSKELYQTESNYVDILATVLQLFKYPLEKEGQVGGPILAQEEIKTIFGSIPDIYEVHTRIKADLEELVMNWSEDKSVGDIILKYSGELVKAYPPFVNFFEMSKETIVRCEKQKPRFHAFLKINQAKPECGRQTLVELMIRPVQRLPSVALLLNDIKKHTSDDNPDKVTLEKAIESLKEVMTHINEDKRKTEGQKQIFDVVYEVDGCPANLLSSHRSLVHRVETIALGDKPCDRGENVTLFLFNDCLEIARKRHKVISTFKSPLGQTRPPAQLKHITLMPLSQIRRVLDLRDTEDCQNAFALVVRPPTEQENLLFSFQLAAEDTLKSTWLKTLCRQVANTICRADAEDLIQCTDPDTLQVSTKDMDSTLSRASRAIKKTSKKVTRAFSFTKTPKRVIQRAFMASSTPDDKSPGTGLDHMTRMSSSSTLAAMHSPSMVNLSSVFERKYHTFTRSTTHLI from the exons ATGGCCGACAGCACTTTGGGGATGGGCCGTAGCTTGCTGGTGGACTCGTCTGTCTTTGATTCAAGAATGGCCGAGACCTCCAAGGAGCACACTTTCCTCGGCCTGACCTCAGACGATGCAGAGG AAATGCTGCAGCGAGTGGAGACCAGGGTTGTACTGGTGGGGGAAGCGGGCTGCGACACTGCACTCATAAAGGCGCTTGAG gccatCCGAATAATGGAAGTCCCGGTGGTCAAGATTAAAGAAGGTCACCCGGGGTCAGAGTCGGGCGAGAAATTAATAAAATCTATAGTCAACATG GATATAAACGTCCCCTGTATAAAGACAGACAATGTCAGAGAGTTTGGGGATGGAGAAAACGCTGAGTACGAGACAGTCTTTGTACTGAAGGACTTCCAGTCTCCTGACTACAGCTATTTATACAAAAATGACAACCGCATTTTGGGCCCCCCTGTGGTACTGCATTGTGCCAGGAAGCGAGAG CCGCTGCCATTCTCATCCCGTCCTCTCTACTCCACCACCATGCTCAACTTGTCGCTCTGTTTCACTGGCTTCCGCAAAAAAGAGGAAGTG GTAAACCTAGTTAACTTGGTGCATCATATGGGCGGGATCATCCGTAAGGACTTCAGCGCTAAAGTCACCCACCTCATTGCCCATTCCACTCACGGGGAGAAATATAGG TTGGCTGTGTGCATGGGTACACCCATTCTCACTCCAGACTGGATCCATAAGGCCTGGGAGCACAAGGATAACGT CAATTTCCACGCAGGCGAAGAGGAGTTCCGTATGGCCTTCAAAGTGCCACCGTTTCAGGACTGCGTTCTGAGCTTTTTGGGATTCTCTGAGGAGGAAAAAAGCAATATGGAGGAAAGGACGCTGAAGCACG GTGGCCACTTTCTGGAGGTCGGAGATGAGAAGTGCACTCACCTGGTGGTGGAGGAGAACTCCATTAAAGAGCTGCCCTTTGTGCCATCGAAGAGACTGTATGTTGTTAAACAGGAG TGGTTCTGGGGCAGTATCCAGATGGATGCTCGAGCTGGGGAATCGATGTATTCATATGAGAAG TCGGAGAGCCCGGCGATGAAGAAGGCCGTGTCCCTTCTTTCTCTCACGACGCCCACGAGTAATCGGAAGCGGCGGCGTCTGCGTGACACTCTGGCCCAACTCGCTAAAGAGACTGAGATCTCGCCCTTCCCCCCTCGCAAGAGGCCCTCAGCAGAGCACTCGCTCTCCATGGGCTCACTGCTGGACATCTCCAACACTCCAGACACATGCAAGTCCTTGGCAG AGAACTCCAAACCCTCCAAAAGCTCCACACCTGTTTTGCCCAAGCAGTCGGCAAGATGGCAGGTGTCCAAGGAACTCTACCAGACTGAGAGCAACTATGTGGATATCCTGGCTACAGTCctgcag CTTTTCAAGTATCCACTGGAGAAAGAAGGGCAGGTCGGAGGCCCCATCCTGGCTCAAGAAGAGATTAAGACCATCTTTGGCAGCATCCCAGACATTTATGAAGTGCACACCAGGATAAAG GCGGACCTGGAAGAGCTGGTGATGAACTGGTCAGAAGACAAGAGTGTTGGTGACATCATTCTGAAATAT TCCGGAGAGCTGGTGAAAGCTTACCCGCCTTTCGTCAACTTCTTTGAGATGAGCAAGGAGACGATTGTGAGGTGTGAGAAGCAGAAGCCCAGGTTTCACGCATTCCTAAAG ATCAATCAGGCTAAACCTGAGTGTGGGCGGCAGACGCTGGTGGAACTGATGATACGTCCTGTTCAGAGACTGCCTAGCGTGGCTCTCTTACTCAATG ATATTAAAAAGCATACCTCTGATGATAATCCTGATAAAGTCACCCTGGAAAAGGCCATAGAATCCCTCAAAGAAGTTATGAC CCATATAAATGAAGATAAGAGAAAGACCGAAGGCCAGAAGCAAATCTTTGACGTGGTTTACGAAGTGGATGGCTGCCCT gccAATCTTTTGTCTTCTCATCGGAGTCTGGTGCACAGAGTGGAGACCATTGCTTTAGGAGACAAGCCGTGTGACCGAGGCGAAAACGTCACTCTGTTTCTCTTCAACGACTGCCTGGAG ATTGCCAGGAAGAGGCATAAGGTGATCAGCACCTTTAAGAGTCCTCTGGGGCAAACACGGCCACCTGCTCAACTCAAGCACATCACCCTCATGCCCCTGTCTCAGATCCGCAGGGTGCTGGACCTACGCGACACAGAAG ACTGTCAGAACGCCTTTGCCCTGGTTGTGCGGCCTCCTACCGAGCAGGAGAACCTCCTGTTTAGTTTCCAGCTTGCTGCTGAGGACACACTCAAGTCGACCTGGCTCAAGACTCTCTGCCGTCAAGTGGCAAACACCATCTGCAGAGCCGACGCG GAAGACCTAATTCAGTGTACAGATCCTGACACCCTTCAAGTGAGCACGAAGGACATGGACAGCACGCTGAGTCGAGCCTCCAGGGCAATCAAAAAGACATCAAAGAAG